The genomic region ATCTACTGGCACGTCGAGAGGAAGTCGCTGTGCGTCTACAGCCAGCTCAAGTCCTGCTCGGCCTCCGAGGTCGCCGCGATGATCGAGGGGGTGCTGCGGCACTGCACGGACGTGGAGATCGACCGGCAGTACACCGACACGCACGGCGCCTCCATCGTCGGGTTCGCCTTCGCCCACATGCTCGGCTTCAACCTGCTCCCGAGGCTGAAGAACGTCGGATCGGCTCGGCTGTACCGGCCGGCGGCCGGCGAGGACGACACCTGGTCGAACCTGGCGCCGGTGCTGTCGACCAAGACGATCGACTGGGATCTGATCCGCCAGCAGTACGACCAGATCGTGAAGTACACCACCGCCCTGCGCCTGGGCACCGCCGAGGCCGAGCAGGTCCTGCGGCGCTTCACCCGCGGCGGGCCCAAGCACCCCACCTACCGGGCGATCGAGGAACTCGGGCGGGCGGCCCGTACTGCGTTCATCTGCGACTACCTCGCGGATGCCGGCCTGCGCCGTGAGATCAACGACGGGCTCCAGGTCGTGGAGAACTGGAACTCCGCCAACCACGACCTGTTCTACGGCAAGGACGGTGACCTGACCGGCTCCGACAAGGAGAGTCAGGAAGTCTCGATGCTCGCCCTGCACCTGCTCCAGTCCGCGTTGGTGCACGTCAACACCCTGCTGCTGCAGAACATCCTGAGCGAGGAGAAGTGGCAGGAGCGGCTCACCGACGCCGACCGGCGGGCCCTCTCCCCGCTGTTCTGGACGCATGTGAACCCCTACGGCCGGTTCGAGCTTGACATGAACTCCCAACTCACCCTCGCCGCCACGGCGGCCACGGTGCCTGGTCCCCGATCCCCGTCCGAGGCGGAAACCGCACAGTCGGCGGCGGGCGGTGCGGCCGCGTCGGCATCCTGAAGACCCGCAGGCCCGGCGTCGCCGGCGGGCGCCTGATTCGTTGACCGGGGCAAGGCGCCGGGCCGCGGGTTGAGAAGGGGACGGGCATGGCGACCGCCGGGCTCCAGACGTCAAGTACATCGGCGGCTGCCAAGCCACATCAGAAGCGGTGGTGCCCTTCGCAGCAGCCGTCTCGGATCATCTGATCCGAGACGGTGGCCCAGCCGCCGCGCGGTGCCGCGTGCGCTACGGAGTGCGAGAACGCTTGTTCCAGCACGGCCCGTTCATGCAGCCGACCGCCACGGACGGCTCCGCGGATCCGGATCAGCGAGTCGAAGTTCTCGAATGGATTGCCGTCGACGATGGTCAGGTCCGCCAGCTTGCCCGGTTCCACCGTACCGAGACGGTCGGCGACTCCGAAGACGCTTGCCGGGGCCCGGGTCACGGTGGTCAGGACCTCGGCCGGGGACATGCCGTATCGGTGCAGCGCTCGCATGGCCACGTGCAGGTGAAGCCCCACGGGAGACAGAGGCGCGTCGGTTCCCAGCAGCAGGCGGCCGCCGTCGTGTACGACCCGACGGTAGACGTCGACTTCCCGCTCCAGGACCGTCAGTTCGTCCGCAGTCGGTCGCCTGGCCGCGAGGCCTTCGACGACCGCGATGTCCCACGACGGCATCATCGTCGTGACACGGGCGTCGTCGGCCACCTCGGGATGCAGCCCGATCAGCGGCATCGCTGTGAACGGCGTGGCGATCAGGTGGAAGTCGCCCCTGGTGTAGATCTCCAAGGTGTCCTGATGGGTATGGCCTTCGGCGGTCGCGCCGTGACCGTATTCGGCGCGTTCGGTGGCCAGCAGGTGAGTGGTGAGGTCCTGTCCGGCCAGCAGGCCTTGGGCGCACAGGTGTCCACCGCTGAGCACTCCGAGGCGCTCGTGGGCATGACGTGCGGCCTCTTCCATCTGCGAGTAGGGGGATCGTACATATGTCTTGACGAAGTCCCAGTCCAGGGCGGCGGCCCGGGCCAGTGAGCGGATGAGACCCTCACGCGTGCGGTGCGCACGCCCCATGCTGTAGCCGACGCGGGAGCCGTCGAGCAACTCTCCAGTGGCCAACAGCCGCGGTGCGGCCAGCCGGCCCGCCGCGATGTCGTCCCGCAGTCGTGTCTGCTCGTACGCGAACCCGCCCAGGGACACCGTGGTGGTGATGCCGTACGCGAGCTGGAGTGCTCCCTGCCGGGCACCGTAGGTGTACTGCCACGGGTGAATGTGCGAATCCCACAGGCCGGGCAGCACCGTACCGTCCGAGGCGTCGACGTGACGGGCGGCCGGGCGGCCAGGGCGGTGAGGTTCGACCGCCGTCACGAGGCCCTTGCTGATGAGGATGTCGACGTCCGCGCGCGGTTCGGAGCCGGTCCCGTCCCAGAGGAGCCCGGCGTGCACCACGGTGTCGACGGGCGTCGGTCGCCGGTACGTCAGCGTGACCGGCACGGTTCGCGGAGCTCCGGACGGCGAGCCGGAGGCGTCGATGGTGAGCAACCGCAGTCGGCCATTGGACTGGTAGAGCAGCGTGCGCGAGTCCCCTGCCCACGATGGATGGTCGGCCGGCTCATCGGTCAGGGCCTGGGCGGGGCCGTTCGGTGCGCCGTCTGGGCCGACTGGCAGCAGCCACAGTGCGGATTCGCTGACGCAGGCCAGCCAGTGCCCGTCCGGCGACCACACCGGCCCTGATGCGTACCGGTCGGACAAGGAGACATGCGGAGCCAGGCCGTACAGTCGCGAGGCGCCGCTGTCCGTGTCCACGACGCGGATGAGGTTGAGGCCCTCGCGGAAACGGTTGTTGAGCCGGTTGCGGTCGCACAGGGAGAGGTACCGTCCGTCGGGTGACCAACTGGGGCGGCTCGGCAGCCCACCGCCTCCGAGGGGTGCCGCCAGAACTTTCTCCCCTCCGGCGGCGAGGTCCTTCACGACAAGGTTCCCTGCCATGTCCAGACAGGCCAGGCGTGTACCGTCCGGCGAGAGCGCCGCGTGCACTCGCCCATCAGGAGCGAGAACCGTCTCGCGGCCATCGTTCTGTTCACGGCGGCGTACGGTGTTGAGACCGTCCCGGTCATCCGTGAAGATCAGCGCGTGGCCGTCCGGGGACCATACCGGCCCTTGCACATAGGCAGTGGGGGAGCTCTCCATCACCTTGCGTGGTGTGCCACCGCGCACGCTCACCACCCACAGCGAGTTGAGCGCAGCAAAGGCAATGCTCTGGCCGTCCGGTGAGAGATGAGGAAGATGGACACCACGGACCGGGCGGGACTGCTCAGCCTCCAGCATGTACTCTTTGACTGCATACCGAGGCCGTTGCACTTCGAGGGTGGCGTTGAGCGGAATCTCCTCCCCGATATGGTCTCGGTGCGGCCGGATCATCCGAAACCGGCCCCCGACGGTGAGCAGCAGCCGCTCATCGTCGATCCACCGCGGCGGCGCGGGCGCGATCTCGCCGTCGAGCACCACCTCGCGACCCTCCGCGAACAACGCGATCGCTTCCGTCTTGGGTGGCCCGGGGATGCTGCGGAGCCAGGCAATGCGGCCTGCAGGGGAGATAGCGGGTGCAAGCAGGTTGCCGATGGTGGTCGTGTGCTCGGCGATCACCGGTCCGCCAGTGGCCGCGACGGACGCGATAGTGCGGGCAGTGAGGCCGGAAGCGGCGACTTCGGCGCGTACGAACAGTACCCGGGTGCCGTCGTGCGACCACACCGGATCGAAGTCCTCCCACACTCCGTCCAGGCCGGGCCCCTGCTGTTCCGGTACCCCTGTCAGCTGGCGCAGTACGCCGTCCGCCACGGACACGGCCCAGATGCGATACGGGCTGCCCGCGACCGGATCGCCGCCGCGCTCGGAGCAGAAAGCGATGGTGCGGCCGTCCGGGGACCAGGCAGGTGCCCGATCGTCGAAAGGCCCGTCGGTAAGCCGGCGCAGGCCGGAACCGTCTGCGTCCATCACCCAGATGCTGAAGGTCCCACCGCGGTAGGCGCTCATGGCGACCTTGCGGCCGTCCGGCGAGAAGGCCGGACGGCTGGGTTCGAGGTCCGGTGGCGTGAGCGGTGTGGCAGCCGTTCCGTCCCGGGGGACCGTCCAAAGGATGTTCTGCACCTCTGCGACGATCCGGTCCCCGCCGTGCGTCGCGGTGGCCATGCCGTTGGTGACGGAGGTGAACCGCAGCCGCACTGGCACTCCGTCAGCCGCGACGACCGGTGTGGGGGCAGGGCCAAGTGCCCGCGCGGGCGGTGAGGTGACCAGCGAGCCCGTTACGGCTGTGCCGGAGGCCGCCTTCAGGAATCGTCTGCGGGTTACAGGCGACACGATTTCTCAGCTCTCCTCGGAGTGAACGGTCCTGACCAGGCCGTGGTCGCGGTGTTCCTGTATGCGGCGACTGCTCCTCATGGGCGAAGACGGGCGTGAGGAGCCATTGGTGTCTTCTTGGCCGAAGATGACTGCTTACGAGCCGCAGCATGGCTGAGGCAGGATGTGCCGCATGACGGATCTGCTGTCCTTTCTCGGGCTGTGCCTGCTGATCACAATCACTCCGGGCCTGGATACCGCGGTCGTGATCCGGAGCGTTGTCAACGGCGGCCGAAACGCCGGTCTCCAGACCGCTGCAGGGTGCGCGGCCGGCCTGTTCGTGCACGCCGTTGCTGTCGCTCTTGGGCTTGCGGAGGTCCTTGTACGCAGCGCAACAGCCTTTGAACTGGTGAAGTTCTGCGGGGCCATGCTTCTGGTGATCTTGGGTGGGCGTTCACTCTGGGCCGCGTGGAAGGCGCGGGGGACAGCGGCTGATGTCGAGGCTGCCGGGGAGGCGAGGAAGTCGAGGGGAAGCACCCCGTTCCTGCAAGGCCTGTTCAGCAACCTGGGCAATCCGAAGGCCGCCTTGTTCTTCCTGGCCAGCCTGCCGCAGTTCATCCCTGACGACAGGCCGGGTGCCGCTGTTCCCGTGGCCTTGATGCTTGCTGGCATCGCCGTGATCTTCCAGCTGACAGGGCTGGGACTGACCGCCGTGGCGGCCAACCGCCTGCGGCGTGTCCTCAAGTCCCCGC from Streptomyces chartreusis NRRL 3882 harbors:
- a CDS encoding LysE family translocator, which produces MTDLLSFLGLCLLITITPGLDTAVVIRSVVNGGRNAGLQTAAGCAAGLFVHAVAVALGLAEVLVRSATAFELVKFCGAMLLVILGGRSLWAAWKARGTAADVEAAGEARKSRGSTPFLQGLFSNLGNPKAALFFLASLPQFIPDDRPGAAVPVALMLAGIAVIFQLTGLGLTAVAANRLRRVLKSPRMRRAQDTALGATLVALGVRVALE
- a CDS encoding amidohydrolase family protein, with protein sequence MRLRFTSVTNGMATATHGGDRIVAEVQNILWTVPRDGTAATPLTPPDLEPSRPAFSPDGRKVAMSAYRGGTFSIWVMDADGSGLRRLTDGPFDDRAPAWSPDGRTIAFCSERGGDPVAGSPYRIWAVSVADGVLRQLTGVPEQQGPGLDGVWEDFDPVWSHDGTRVLFVRAEVAASGLTARTIASVAATGGPVIAEHTTTIGNLLAPAISPAGRIAWLRSIPGPPKTEAIALFAEGREVVLDGEIAPAPPRWIDDERLLLTVGGRFRMIRPHRDHIGEEIPLNATLEVQRPRYAVKEYMLEAEQSRPVRGVHLPHLSPDGQSIAFAALNSLWVVSVRGGTPRKVMESSPTAYVQGPVWSPDGHALIFTDDRDGLNTVRRREQNDGRETVLAPDGRVHAALSPDGTRLACLDMAGNLVVKDLAAGGEKVLAAPLGGGGLPSRPSWSPDGRYLSLCDRNRLNNRFREGLNLIRVVDTDSGASRLYGLAPHVSLSDRYASGPVWSPDGHWLACVSESALWLLPVGPDGAPNGPAQALTDEPADHPSWAGDSRTLLYQSNGRLRLLTIDASGSPSGAPRTVPVTLTYRRPTPVDTVVHAGLLWDGTGSEPRADVDILISKGLVTAVEPHRPGRPAARHVDASDGTVLPGLWDSHIHPWQYTYGARQGALQLAYGITTTVSLGGFAYEQTRLRDDIAAGRLAAPRLLATGELLDGSRVGYSMGRAHRTREGLIRSLARAAALDWDFVKTYVRSPYSQMEEAARHAHERLGVLSGGHLCAQGLLAGQDLTTHLLATERAEYGHGATAEGHTHQDTLEIYTRGDFHLIATPFTAMPLIGLHPEVADDARVTTMMPSWDIAVVEGLAARRPTADELTVLEREVDVYRRVVHDGGRLLLGTDAPLSPVGLHLHVAMRALHRYGMSPAEVLTTVTRAPASVFGVADRLGTVEPGKLADLTIVDGNPFENFDSLIRIRGAVRGGRLHERAVLEQAFSHSVAHAAPRGGWATVSDQMIRDGCCEGHHRF